The Manihot esculenta cultivar AM560-2 chromosome 11, M.esculenta_v8, whole genome shotgun sequence genome includes a region encoding these proteins:
- the LOC110625821 gene encoding protein TRANSPARENT TESTA 16: MGRGKIPIKRIENQTTRQVTFSKRRAGLLKKTHELSVLCDAQIGLIVFSSTGKMCQYCSEPLRMEQIIERYQKLTGTCIPENDSREQLFSELAVLRKETRRIQLNMRRYTGEDMSSIPFEELGELEQELERSVAKVRDRKNELMQQQLDNLRRKERMLEEENGNLYRWIQEHRAALEYQQGTTIEAKAVEHQQVLDQFPFCGEPSSVLQLATIPSQIHSYHLQLGQPSFHGSGV; the protein is encoded by the exons ATGGGTCGAGGCAAGATTCCAatcaagagaattgaaaaccAGACCACAAGGCAAGTGACCTTCTCCAAGCGCAGAGCAGGACTTCTAAAGAAGACTCATGAGCTTTCAGTGCTTTGTGATGCTCAGATTGGCCTTATTGTCTTCTCCAGCACTGGAAAGATGTGCCAGTACTGCTCTGAGCCTTTGAG GATGGAGCAAATCATAGAAAGATACCAAAAGCTGACAGGGACCTGCATTCCTGAGAATGATAGCAGG GAGCAACTATTCAGTGAGCTTGCAGTGCTAAGAAAAGAAACTCGCCGTATTCAACTAAATATGCGGCGCTACACTGGTGAAGATATGAGCTCCATTCCATTTGAGGAATTGGGTGAACTTGAACAAGAACTAGAACGCTCGGTTGCCAAGGTTCGGGATCGCAAG AATGAGCTCATGCAGCAGCAGCTGGATAATCTTCGCAGAAAG GAGCGAATGTTGGAGGAGGAAAATGGCAACTTATATCGTTGG ATTCAGGAGCACCGCGCAGCATTAGAGTATCAGCAAGGAACAACAATAGAAGCAAAGGCAGTGGAGCATCAGCAAGTTCTTGATCAATTCCCCTTTTGTGGAGAACCTAGCAGTGTGCTTCAGCTGGCAACCATCCCTTCTCAGATTCACTCATACCATCTCCAGCTTGGTCAGCCCAGCTTTCATGGTTCTGGTGTTTAA